In the genome of Ignavibacteriales bacterium, one region contains:
- a CDS encoding glycoside hydrolase family 3 C-terminal domain-containing protein, with the protein MTEKIVNGEIQVDVLDYKNPALPVKQRVIDLISKMTLEEKVAQMLCIWGDKNTILFDETGNLNSSVLDERYKNGIGHIGRLSDTAGGVTPATQVELANTLQRFFAEETRLGIPVIFHEECLHGLAGKEATSYPQPIGLASTFNTELIKDIYASIAKEAGSRGVHQALSPVVDVARDPRWGRVEETFGEDPYLVSQMGIAAVRGLQGDNDFSSHKNLAATLKHFAAHGQPESGSNCGPANFSERVLHDVFLFPFKEVLKKADAISVMASYNEIDGVPSHSNNWLLKKILRQDWGFTGAVVSDYYAVTELNNREDTFGHSVASDKSEAAKIAALAGVNIELPDPDCYPALYELVKNGELSESVLDELITPMLELKFRMGLFENPYISFSETTYNTMIEKHRDIALKSAYETMVLLKNENEILPLDEKKLKSIAVIGPNADRKLLGGYSGEPKYYTTVLEGIKEKAGRKINVLYSEGCKITIGGSWNDDEVVLADTNENEQLISEAVEVAKNAEVVILALGGNEQTSREAWKNIHLGDRPSLELIGEQSRLFNEIKKLGKPVIVLLFNGRPNSVNHIYSNANALFECWYLGQETGKAVADVLFGEVNPSGKLPISFPRSAGHIPCYYNYKPSARRGYLFDDISPLFSFGYGLSYSKFEFSNLKVNKNSISENESVIVTVDVKNAGSYKGEEVVQLYIRDMVSSVTRPVKELKGFKKISVEPGQMKTVTFEISSEHLAFTNIDMKYVVEPGEFEIMIGNSSRNEDLLKVTFLVK; encoded by the coding sequence ATGACAGAAAAAATTGTTAACGGTGAAATTCAGGTCGATGTTCTGGATTATAAAAATCCGGCGCTGCCTGTAAAACAAAGAGTGATTGATCTTATTTCAAAAATGACCCTCGAAGAAAAAGTAGCTCAGATGCTTTGTATATGGGGTGATAAGAATACTATCCTCTTTGATGAAACAGGTAATTTGAATTCCTCTGTTCTTGATGAACGATATAAAAACGGTATCGGGCATATAGGGAGATTAAGTGATACCGCTGGCGGCGTGACTCCGGCAACGCAGGTTGAACTTGCAAATACATTACAAAGATTTTTTGCCGAAGAAACGAGATTAGGAATACCTGTAATTTTCCACGAAGAATGTTTGCACGGTTTAGCCGGAAAAGAAGCAACCAGTTATCCGCAGCCAATCGGACTTGCATCAACATTCAATACAGAATTGATAAAAGATATTTACGCTTCAATTGCAAAAGAAGCAGGCAGCCGGGGTGTACACCAGGCACTTAGTCCTGTTGTTGATGTTGCACGCGATCCGCGGTGGGGAAGAGTCGAAGAAACATTTGGTGAAGACCCTTACCTCGTTTCGCAAATGGGTATTGCTGCAGTTCGAGGGTTACAGGGTGATAATGACTTCAGTTCACATAAAAACTTAGCTGCGACTTTAAAACATTTTGCTGCACATGGTCAACCTGAGTCCGGCTCAAATTGCGGTCCGGCAAATTTTTCTGAAAGAGTACTACACGATGTATTTCTTTTTCCGTTCAAAGAAGTTCTTAAGAAAGCAGATGCTATAAGTGTGATGGCTTCATACAATGAAATAGATGGAGTACCGTCTCATTCAAACAACTGGCTGCTTAAAAAAATTCTGAGACAGGACTGGGGATTTACAGGTGCTGTTGTTTCAGATTATTATGCGGTTACAGAACTGAATAACAGGGAGGATACGTTCGGACATTCCGTTGCTTCTGATAAATCCGAAGCTGCAAAAATTGCAGCACTCGCGGGCGTAAACATTGAACTGCCTGATCCTGATTGTTATCCGGCATTATATGAGTTAGTAAAAAATGGAGAGCTATCGGAATCAGTACTCGATGAACTTATTACCCCGATGCTTGAATTAAAATTCCGTATGGGGTTATTTGAAAACCCTTACATTTCATTTTCTGAAACTACATATAACACGATGATAGAAAAACATCGTGACATAGCATTAAAATCTGCTTATGAAACAATGGTGCTGCTTAAAAATGAAAATGAAATTCTACCGCTTGATGAAAAGAAATTAAAATCAATTGCTGTTATTGGTCCGAACGCAGACAGAAAACTTCTCGGTGGTTACAGCGGCGAACCAAAATATTACACAACTGTACTTGAAGGTATAAAAGAAAAAGCTGGCAGAAAAATTAATGTTCTGTACAGTGAAGGATGTAAAATAACTATCGGCGGTTCATGGAATGATGATGAGGTTGTATTAGCTGATACGAATGAAAATGAACAACTCATCAGTGAAGCAGTTGAAGTTGCTAAAAATGCAGAAGTAGTTATTCTTGCTCTTGGCGGCAATGAACAAACTTCAAGAGAAGCATGGAAAAATATTCATCTCGGTGATCGTCCAAGTCTTGAACTTATTGGCGAACAAAGCAGACTGTTTAACGAAATAAAAAAACTTGGTAAACCGGTAATCGTTTTACTTTTTAACGGACGACCAAATTCTGTTAACCACATTTACTCAAATGCAAACGCTTTGTTTGAATGCTGGTACCTGGGACAGGAAACAGGTAAAGCAGTCGCAGACGTATTGTTCGGCGAAGTAAATCCTTCAGGTAAACTTCCAATTTCATTTCCCCGTTCTGCGGGACATATACCTTGTTATTATAACTATAAACCATCTGCAAGAAGAGGTTACCTGTTCGATGACATTTCACCTCTTTTCAGTTTTGGATATGGATTGAGCTACTCAAAATTTGAATTCAGCAATTTAAAAGTGAATAAGAATTCAATCAGCGAAAATGAATCAGTGATAGTCACTGTGGACGTTAAAAACGCTGGTAGTTATAAAGGCGAAGAAGTTGTTCAACTATATATTCGAGATATGGTAAGCAGTGTTACAAGACCAGTAAAAGAACTTAAAGGATTTAAGAAAATCAGTGTTGAACCTGGTCAGATGAAAACGGTTACATTTGAAATTTCATCTGAACACCTGGCATTTACAAACATTGATATGAAGTATGTAGTTGAACCAGGCGAGTTTGAAATAATGATCGGCAATTCCTCAAGGAATGAAGATCTGTTGAAAGTTACTTTTTTAGTTAAATAA
- a CDS encoding MFS transporter: MTVVKDRLTLKEKIGYSLGDAASNIYFQTFIIFLLNFYTDVFGLPAAAVGTMFLVTRIFDAVNDPIMGTIADRTNSRWGKFRPYLLFFALPFAIIGVLTFTTPDFTDSGKLIYAYITYNLLMVLYTIVNVPYSALMGVITPNSLERTGLSSYRFVAAFVGGLIVQGSAISLVKYFGNGNDAVGWQWAMACLGALAAILLIVTFLTTKERVHPPANQKIETKRDLKDLFNNKAWLLIGGATVFQLIFIVMRSSSIVYYFKYYILDQQLNLFGSVIDLSYEVFTSSFLLIGTIFNILGAILTKWIAKKFDKKYTYTGFLFISSLLCTLFYFVSPQDVILIYLINILISFAWGPVSVLQWAMYTDAADFSEWKNKRRATGLLMAASLFALKLGLTLGGAFVGWILAYYGFVANQTQNPETINGIVLLMSLYPAVFGIIGAALMFFYPLTNKMMSDIEHDLTLRRQES; the protein is encoded by the coding sequence ATCACAGTCGTTAAAGACCGGCTTACTTTAAAAGAGAAAATCGGTTACAGCCTGGGAGATGCTGCGTCCAACATTTACTTCCAGACGTTCATAATATTCCTTCTTAATTTTTACACAGATGTATTTGGTTTACCTGCCGCAGCGGTTGGTACAATGTTCCTTGTAACCAGAATTTTTGATGCAGTTAATGACCCGATAATGGGAACAATTGCAGACAGAACAAATTCCCGCTGGGGAAAATTCAGACCATACCTTCTTTTCTTCGCTTTACCATTTGCAATAATTGGAGTGCTTACATTTACTACTCCGGACTTCACTGATTCAGGCAAACTGATTTATGCATACATAACCTACAATTTACTGATGGTACTTTACACGATTGTTAACGTACCGTACTCTGCTCTGATGGGTGTAATAACTCCTAATTCACTTGAACGTACAGGACTTTCATCATACAGATTTGTTGCTGCTTTTGTGGGAGGGCTGATAGTGCAAGGCTCCGCAATTTCCCTTGTAAAATATTTCGGAAACGGGAATGATGCTGTTGGCTGGCAATGGGCTATGGCATGTCTTGGTGCGCTTGCTGCAATTCTTCTGATTGTAACTTTCCTCACAACCAAAGAACGTGTTCACCCTCCTGCAAATCAAAAAATAGAAACCAAGCGGGACCTTAAAGATTTATTCAACAACAAAGCATGGTTATTGATTGGCGGCGCAACTGTATTCCAGTTGATATTTATTGTGATGAGAAGTTCTTCGATAGTTTATTATTTCAAATACTATATACTTGATCAGCAGTTAAACCTGTTCGGAAGTGTAATAGACCTCTCTTATGAAGTTTTCACATCATCTTTTCTTTTGATTGGAACTATCTTCAATATACTCGGTGCTATACTAACCAAATGGATTGCAAAGAAGTTTGATAAAAAATACACATACACCGGGTTCTTATTCATAAGTTCATTGCTTTGCACATTGTTTTATTTTGTAAGTCCGCAGGATGTCATACTTATATATTTAATTAATATTCTTATTTCATTTGCATGGGGTCCGGTTTCAGTTCTGCAATGGGCAATGTACACCGATGCCGCAGATTTTTCTGAATGGAAAAATAAAAGACGCGCAACAGGGTTGCTTATGGCTGCTTCTCTGTTCGCATTAAAACTTGGACTAACACTCGGCGGCGCATTTGTTGGATGGATACTTGCTTACTATGGTTTTGTTGCGAACCAAACACAAAATCCCGAAACAATTAACGGAATAGTTTTATTGATGAGCCTTTACCCGGCAGTCTTCGGAATAATCGGTGCGGCATTAATGTTCTTCTATCCTTTAACAAATAAAATGATGAGTGATATAGAACATGATCTCACTCTCAGAAGACAAGAATCATAA
- a CDS encoding endo-1,4-beta-xylanase gives MKKSHLKILSQKFLVVAAALLLSQISFAQSDGPLREVYKNNFYIGAALNEENILQKNDASNILLESEFNSITAENVFKWEKIHPSEGEYNFELPDKFVALGEKLNMQMIGHTLIWHQQTPEWVFKNSDGNYKSREELLTLMEEHITTVVGRYKGKINGWDVVNEALNEDGTLKQSEWVKIIGEDYLQKAFEFACQADPNTELYYNDFSLENEPKRNGAIELIKMLRSKGIKIDAVGLQGHYKMDWPTTSQLDSTIKAFAKLGLKVMITELDIDVLPYNNIPVGADISMNVKLREEFNPYPDRLPEENQNMLAERYADLFKVFLVNDESVSRITFWGISDDESWLHDWPIKGRTNYPLLFDHSGKPKPAYYAVKKIPKESK, from the coding sequence ATGAAGAAAAGTCATCTGAAAATATTATCACAAAAATTTTTAGTCGTAGCAGCGGCACTATTACTGAGTCAGATTTCTTTCGCGCAAAGTGATGGACCATTACGTGAAGTTTATAAGAACAACTTTTATATCGGCGCAGCATTGAATGAAGAAAATATTCTTCAAAAAAATGATGCATCAAATATTTTACTCGAGAGTGAATTCAATTCAATCACTGCAGAAAATGTTTTCAAGTGGGAAAAAATTCATCCATCAGAAGGTGAATATAATTTTGAACTGCCTGACAAATTCGTAGCACTTGGTGAAAAACTGAATATGCAGATGATCGGTCACACACTCATCTGGCATCAGCAGACACCTGAATGGGTATTTAAAAATTCTGACGGAAATTATAAAAGCCGCGAAGAGTTACTTACTCTTATGGAGGAACACATTACCACAGTAGTTGGAAGATACAAAGGAAAAATAAACGGCTGGGATGTTGTTAACGAAGCATTGAATGAAGACGGTACACTCAAACAATCAGAATGGGTGAAGATTATAGGTGAAGATTACCTGCAAAAAGCTTTTGAGTTTGCGTGTCAAGCGGATCCAAATACTGAGTTGTATTACAATGATTTTTCATTAGAGAATGAACCTAAAAGAAACGGCGCAATTGAATTAATTAAAATGCTGAGATCAAAGGGAATCAAAATCGATGCTGTTGGTTTGCAGGGACATTATAAAATGGACTGGCCCACAACATCACAACTTGATTCAACAATAAAAGCTTTTGCGAAGCTTGGTTTAAAAGTGATGATAACTGAATTGGATATTGATGTACTGCCGTACAATAACATTCCCGTTGGCGCCGATATATCAATGAATGTAAAATTGAGAGAAGAATTTAATCCATATCCTGATCGTCTGCCTGAAGAAAATCAAAATATGCTGGCTGAAAGATATGCTGATCTGTTTAAAGTTTTTTTAGTGAACGATGAATCTGTTTCGAGAATTACGTTTTGGGGTATAAGTGACGATGAATCCTGGCTGCACGACTGGCCTATAAAAGGACGGACAAACTATCCGCTTTTATTTGATCATAGTGGAAAGCCTAAACCTGCATACTATGCGGTGAAAAAAATTCCTAAGGAAAGTAAATAG
- a CDS encoding carboxypeptidase-like regulatory domain-containing protein — protein sequence MSFCYSLSKVLLGALVFVLISTDVLSAQTGTLKGRVTDKTTGEDLPGANIIIEGSTLGAATDLDGGYSIYNIPSGTQRVKVSYLGYEPQTHEVNIPERKTLQMNFQLSATTLLGKEIVITAQAQGQLEAINQQLSSDKIANIVSESRIQELPDFNAAQTIGRLPGVSTLQSSGEANKIVIRGLAPQFNSVEIEGFKLATTGSTSIGVISQGSSTDPSKSITNDRSVDISMISPYMLKTVAVYKSLTPDLNGNSIGGTVNMELREAPSEWHTDLLWQSGYTAKSKEYGNYRAVGSVSTRFFDDLLGVYLLGNIESYDRNADNMEGRYNVPLLNVGVNGFRDIRATYVEQVRHFETRKRYGGNLILDFKLPSGSIKSINMFTRLNSKFEDFRQFLNYFEGRINFNYKTGENDIDAAINTLVFNYNYEGIEFDLRFANTYAFNSLPNSPYLQFFQDAGITVPVPFNTIPEQLTSYQRYEASGGHSGTYLSTANLFSTRYKENNQVYKTNIKIPLPLGPTISAYLKTGVQYGYQNHSNDQETPYANLNSTGSYNQFIMDSLAARYGLQLVNGRFPVTNFTASDNELYNNFLDDKFGRLYWMADPSIPVDMTYFISRTAEFSGIGGGQNPGGWFNGPFQSLANDYKYKEKYFAGYWMTEVNIWRFGIVGGIRYENVRTNYEVYNMVDARNPLAQTIDTVISTPDNEFWLPMVQIKFKPLEWVDVRYAYTNTLARPDYHQLSPRIAMDYTLNSVWAGNPDLLTAKSFNHDLIFSFHNNEIGLITVGGFCKTIKNFSYYTTYSLHTTAPAGINTIYDYEINGAIPKDAAKVYTFINSPYEATVKGIEFDLQTRLWYLPFPLDGVVLGLNYTHISSEATYPLRNDRSRPNPNWYPGSTEPRVIVEVFDSTRAGRLIYQPDDILNSYIGYDYGGFSARVSFVFQGNSVSYIGGFPEEDGFTRDYFRMDASARQILPWANIEVYLDMFNLNNRRNASAQQTIGGLTNEQYYGFTANVGLRYRL from the coding sequence ATGTCATTTTGCTACTCATTGAGTAAAGTATTGCTTGGTGCTTTAGTCTTTGTGCTTATTAGCACAGATGTTTTATCGGCACAAACGGGCACACTTAAAGGAAGGGTAACTGATAAAACAACAGGTGAAGACTTGCCCGGCGCCAATATAATTATTGAGGGAAGTACACTCGGGGCAGCAACTGATCTTGATGGCGGGTATTCCATTTATAATATTCCATCCGGCACACAGAGAGTGAAAGTTTCATATTTGGGATATGAACCTCAAACTCACGAGGTAAATATTCCGGAGAGAAAAACGCTGCAAATGAATTTCCAGCTTTCGGCAACTACTCTGCTCGGGAAGGAAATTGTTATTACTGCACAGGCTCAGGGTCAGCTTGAAGCTATCAATCAACAATTATCTTCTGATAAAATTGCCAACATAGTCTCTGAATCAAGGATACAGGAACTACCTGACTTTAACGCCGCACAGACCATAGGTCGTTTGCCTGGTGTATCCACTCTGCAAAGTTCAGGTGAAGCAAATAAAATTGTGATCAGGGGATTAGCACCACAATTTAATTCAGTAGAAATAGAGGGCTTCAAGCTTGCAACCACAGGCAGCACCAGCATCGGTGTGATTTCTCAAGGTAGTTCAACTGATCCCTCAAAATCAATTACGAATGACCGAAGTGTCGATATAAGTATGATCTCACCTTATATGTTAAAGACAGTAGCAGTATATAAGTCCTTAACACCTGATCTTAATGGTAACTCTATTGGTGGCACGGTTAATATGGAATTACGTGAAGCACCATCAGAGTGGCATACAGATTTGCTATGGCAATCAGGGTATACCGCCAAAAGTAAAGAGTATGGTAACTACAGGGCTGTAGGTTCGGTCAGCACAAGATTTTTTGATGATCTTCTTGGAGTCTACTTGCTTGGAAACATTGAAAGCTATGACCGAAATGCAGACAATATGGAAGGTAGATATAACGTACCGTTACTGAATGTAGGTGTAAATGGTTTTAGGGATATAAGAGCTACTTATGTCGAACAAGTTAGACATTTTGAGACCAGAAAACGTTATGGTGGAAATCTTATACTCGATTTTAAACTACCCTCTGGTTCAATAAAATCAATTAATATGTTTACTCGTTTGAATTCAAAGTTTGAAGACTTCAGACAATTCCTGAACTATTTTGAAGGAAGAATTAATTTTAATTACAAAACAGGGGAAAACGATATTGATGCTGCAATCAATACTTTAGTCTTTAATTATAATTATGAAGGTATTGAGTTTGATTTGAGATTTGCAAATACGTATGCATTTAACTCATTACCCAATTCACCGTATTTACAGTTTTTCCAGGATGCAGGAATAACAGTCCCGGTTCCTTTCAACACTATTCCTGAACAATTAACATCGTATCAAAGATATGAAGCAAGTGGAGGACATTCGGGTACATATCTTTCTACGGCTAATTTGTTCAGCACTCGTTATAAAGAAAATAATCAGGTTTACAAGACAAATATTAAAATTCCTCTCCCTCTTGGTCCCACAATTTCCGCCTATTTAAAGACTGGTGTTCAGTATGGTTATCAGAATCACTCAAATGATCAGGAAACCCCTTATGCCAATTTAAACTCAACTGGGTCTTATAATCAGTTCATAATGGATTCTCTTGCAGCCAGATATGGATTGCAGTTGGTTAATGGAAGATTCCCGGTTACGAATTTTACTGCTTCTGATAATGAACTATACAATAATTTTCTCGATGACAAATTCGGAAGGTTGTATTGGATGGCTGATCCATCAATACCAGTGGATATGACTTACTTCATTTCTCGCACTGCAGAGTTTTCGGGCATAGGCGGGGGACAAAATCCAGGTGGATGGTTCAATGGTCCATTCCAATCATTGGCAAATGATTATAAGTACAAAGAAAAATATTTTGCAGGTTATTGGATGACAGAGGTAAACATTTGGCGTTTTGGAATTGTTGGCGGTATTAGGTATGAGAATGTAAGGACGAACTATGAGGTTTATAACATGGTTGATGCTCGTAATCCGTTGGCTCAAACTATCGATACTGTAATTTCAACTCCCGACAATGAATTCTGGCTGCCAATGGTACAAATAAAATTCAAACCATTAGAATGGGTCGATGTCCGTTATGCCTATACTAATACACTCGCTCGTCCGGACTATCATCAATTATCACCTCGAATAGCGATGGATTATACTTTGAATAGCGTATGGGCAGGCAATCCAGATCTATTAACTGCTAAATCCTTTAATCATGATTTAATATTCTCATTTCACAATAATGAAATAGGGTTAATCACAGTTGGTGGATTTTGTAAGACTATAAAAAACTTTTCCTACTATACAACTTATTCTCTGCACACTACTGCTCCTGCCGGAATCAATACGATTTACGATTACGAAATAAATGGAGCTATACCTAAGGATGCCGCTAAAGTTTATACTTTTATTAACAGTCCATATGAAGCAACAGTCAAAGGAATCGAATTTGATTTGCAAACAAGGTTATGGTATTTACCTTTTCCTTTAGATGGAGTCGTATTGGGGCTTAACTACACTCACATTTCATCTGAAGCTACTTATCCACTTAGAAATGATAGGAGTCGTCCAAACCCCAACTGGTATCCTGGTTCAACTGAACCCAGAGTTATCGTAGAAGTTTTTGATAGCACAAGAGCAGGACGATTGATTTACCAGCCAGATGATATTTTGAATTCTTATATCGGATATGATTATGGAGGATTTTCTGCAAGAGTATCATTCGTATTTCAAGGTAATTCAGTCAGTTATATCGGAGGTTTCCCAGAAGAAGATGGTTTTACCAGAGACTATTTTAGAATGGATGCTTCGGCAAGACAAATTCTTCCCTGGGCTAATATCGAAGTGTACCTGGATATGTTTAATCTGAATAACAGAAGAAATGCATCTGCCCAGCAAACAATTGGCGGATTAACAAATGAACAATACTATGGTTTTACAGCAAACGTTGGTTTACGATACAGACTTTAA
- a CDS encoding T9SS type A sorting domain-containing protein, with amino-acid sequence MKHFFKLLIITVVLQTTLFAQTIVNVPSDAPGSAGNLNNAVQQAITNGTLSTTVFNLEHFGYYVLSGLITIPMGEHLRITAPEPGTTQLTSPPQILWTPDDLVNRDFMFQCLGDLTMSNVWLRYADESGAQVSSQIRFIGDTLGTSQVRGTFENVIFDYSPTPQVGAGGSVTVTANHFVGKFKNCYWKNCIDTHLRYYGRAVSFPYESTKWHIDSLLFENCTFSNIGYVYMQEGSEYGDNVHFNHCTFHNVNMFTLESGWWYKMSVTNSLFVNTYMYGKRPLDGDAINGGTISIALVDSFGFTVPFTDQDRRILFANNNYVIEPWLVDWMANSPWAQFLTQQRREDEIPEPQPMLNNQTIAFFDSVDGGGNKVYPYMNSVNLYDGIDPGLILSPTNIDSIKPWLNCKWDSGCDVNYAWKPDNGWFQLWPLEENMAYTNDVIKTAALGGFPLGDLYRWWPNEYNLWKAQADAEYQKIYYALETGDISNISSVEPQPGIVPAEYQLGQNYPNPFNPETKIEYSIPVSGHVTLKIYNMLGQEVASLFEGEQRAGNYLATFNAEGLASGIYMYKLEAGNISLTRKFVLMK; translated from the coding sequence ATGAAACATTTTTTCAAACTTCTGATTATTACTGTAGTACTGCAAACCACATTGTTTGCACAAACTATAGTTAACGTTCCCAGCGACGCACCAGGTAGTGCAGGTAACCTGAACAATGCCGTGCAGCAAGCAATAACGAATGGAACATTGTCCACCACAGTTTTTAATCTTGAGCACTTTGGTTACTATGTTCTGAGTGGTTTAATAACCATTCCAATGGGAGAACACTTAAGGATAACTGCTCCAGAACCCGGAACTACGCAGTTAACTTCTCCACCACAAATTTTATGGACGCCCGATGATTTGGTGAACAGAGATTTTATGTTCCAGTGTCTTGGTGATCTAACTATGAGTAATGTCTGGTTACGATACGCAGATGAATCCGGTGCGCAGGTTAGTTCACAAATCCGTTTTATCGGTGACACGCTTGGTACATCACAGGTAAGGGGTACTTTTGAAAATGTCATCTTTGATTACTCACCAACACCCCAGGTAGGTGCAGGCGGATCTGTAACAGTAACCGCAAATCATTTTGTTGGTAAATTTAAAAACTGCTACTGGAAAAATTGTATTGATACACACCTGCGATATTATGGCAGAGCAGTTTCCTTCCCTTATGAATCGACTAAATGGCACATCGATAGTTTGTTATTTGAGAACTGCACATTTTCAAATATTGGATATGTCTATATGCAGGAAGGAAGTGAGTATGGAGACAATGTTCACTTCAATCACTGTACATTCCACAACGTAAATATGTTTACACTTGAAAGCGGCTGGTGGTACAAGATGTCAGTTACAAACTCCTTGTTTGTTAACACATATATGTACGGAAAAAGACCTCTTGACGGTGATGCAATAAACGGAGGAACAATTAGTATCGCGCTTGTTGATAGCTTCGGTTTTACGGTACCATTTACTGATCAGGACAGACGGATACTATTCGCAAATAATAATTATGTGATTGAACCATGGTTAGTTGATTGGATGGCGAACAGCCCCTGGGCTCAGTTCCTTACTCAACAAAGAAGAGAAGATGAAATACCGGAACCACAGCCTATGCTCAATAACCAGACTATTGCTTTCTTCGACAGTGTTGACGGCGGTGGAAACAAAGTATATCCATATATGAATTCGGTCAATCTCTATGATGGAATTGATCCGGGTTTAATACTAAGCCCAACAAATATTGATTCTATAAAACCCTGGCTTAATTGTAAATGGGATTCAGGCTGTGATGTTAACTATGCATGGAAACCTGATAATGGATGGTTCCAGTTATGGCCGCTTGAAGAAAATATGGCTTATACAAATGATGTAATTAAAACCGCAGCACTTGGCGGATTCCCGTTAGGTGATCTCTACCGCTGGTGGCCTAATGAATATAATCTCTGGAAAGCACAGGCAGATGCTGAGTATCAAAAAATTTATTACGCACTTGAAACAGGTGATATATCAAATATATCAAGCGTAGAACCGCAGCCAGGTATTGTTCCGGCTGAATATCAGTTAGGACAGAATTATCCTAATCCATTTAACCCTGAAACAAAAATTGAATATTCAATTCCGGTTTCTGGTCATGTTACTTTAAAGATTTACAACATGCTCGGACAGGAAGTTGCAAGCTTGTTTGAAGGCGAGCAGAGAGCTGGTAACTACCTTGCTACATTTAACGCAGAAGGTTTGGCAAGCGGTATTTATATGTACAAACTGGAAGCAGGTAATATTTCACTTACAAGAAAATTTGTTCTGATGAAATGA